Below is a genomic region from Gammaproteobacteria bacterium.
ATGCGCTGCCCACTCAGTCCGTAGAACGATTGACTCAAGCCGCTTCTTTTGTCGTGGCGTTCTCCACAATTACTTTGGTTCGAGTTCTTTTTATGAAGACGGTGGACCAAAACTTGTTGAAACGACGCGTGCTGGTTCTGGGTGCAGGTGAATATGCCGGACAGATTCAGAACAATCTGCGGCGTACAACCGATCAGCGTGGATTCCTGGTGGTCGGGTATGTCCATGTGCGTGGCGAACACGACGTGGTGAATGAAGCACTTATTCTAAGGCCGGAACAACCGTTGGTGACTATTTGTTCCCAATTACAAATCGATGAAATTGTGGTGGCCGTAGGTGACCGGCGTCGCAAAAGTTTCCCGGTTCACGAATTATTGGATTGTAAATTGAGCGGGGTAGATGTTATTGATTTAACTCAGTTTTTTGAGAGAGAGGTGGGTAAAATCAAACTCGATATCGTTAATCCAAGCTGGCTGATTTTTTCCGAAGGCTTCAGTCAGGGCGAATACCAGGCCTTTTTTAAGCGCGCCTTTGATGTGCTCATGAGTCTATTGCTGCTGGCAGTAACCTGGCCGGCTATGGTTCTTGTGGCCATCGCAATATTTGTAGAAAGCGGGTTTCGAGGTCCCATCCTGTTTAAACAGGTTCGGGTAGGTCAGCATTGGCAATTGTTTCATGTGTTGAAGTTTCGCAGCATGCGGGTCGATGCCGAGAAAGACGGAGCGCAATGGGCGCAGAAGAATGACAATCGGGTGACCCGGGTGGGTAGTTTTATCCGTAAGGTGCGTTTGGATGAGTTACCACAAATTTTTAATGTGTTAATGGGGGATATGAGCTTTGTGGGGCCGCGTCCGGAAAGGCCTGAGTTTGTCACTGAGCTGTCCAACCAAATTCCTTATTACGCTGAGCGTCACCGGGTTAAACCGGGTATTACCGGGTGGGCCCAGGTGTGTTATCCCTACGGAGCTTCAGAAAAAGATGCGCTGGAGAAACTGCAATTCGATTTATACTATATTAAAAACTACACCTTGTTTCTGGACTTGGTGATTATATTGCAAACGGCCCACGAAGTGACTTGGGGTAAAGGTGCGCGCTAACTGTAATCGAAGTTTTGCAGGGTTTTAACATTGAAATGACAATCATAAACATTGCCGCCACCGGTTATGGTATATGTGCCGTCACCTTCCTGTTTTTAACAATCATTCTAGCTGTTAACTGGAGGGGGCATAGCCAAAGCGCTTTGCTTATTTCTGCGTGTATTGCCACTATTGTTTGGTCCCTACTTTGCGCATATCAGGTTTATTATCCAGACGTATTACATCCCTACCTGAGAATAACCGAACTACTCCG
It encodes:
- a CDS encoding TIGR03013 family PEP-CTERM/XrtA system glycosyltransferase, which gives rise to MVRLFKQYIPVSLVYLALVELVLLFFCFYGGVVFHSAIESDFSVTSIAPLYPKAITFALVHFLSIGSMGLYQRRFRLGIAGILLRLSAAFCMGAIAMSFIYYALPTQSVERLTQAASFVVAFSTITLVRVLFMKTVDQNLLKRRVLVLGAGEYAGQIQNNLRRTTDQRGFLVVGYVHVRGEHDVVNEALILRPEQPLVTICSQLQIDEIVVAVGDRRRKSFPVHELLDCKLSGVDVIDLTQFFEREVGKIKLDIVNPSWLIFSEGFSQGEYQAFFKRAFDVLMSLLLLAVTWPAMVLVAIAIFVESGFRGPILFKQVRVGQHWQLFHVLKFRSMRVDAEKDGAQWAQKNDNRVTRVGSFIRKVRLDELPQIFNVLMGDMSFVGPRPERPEFVTELSNQIPYYAERHRVKPGITGWAQVCYPYGASEKDALEKLQFDLYYIKNYTLFLDLVIILQTAHEVTWGKGAR